The Thermodesulfovibrio sp. 3462-1 genome contains the following window.
TAAGGTATCCCTGATATAAAAAGGTGTGAGGGTCTTTATCTCAAGGTCTATGTAGCCTGTGAATCTGTCAGTGTGGTATCTATCAAAATCTGGCGGGTTATCAACATGCACAACTTTATGATTAAGCGGAATAAAATTGTAAGGAGCTCTGGCATAGATATCATTTGAGGCTGGTCTGGGATTTCTCTGTGAATGACGCGTTTGAAGATCCCTCTGTGGTGATGAACTTCTTTTTGTGTAAATCTCTTTCCCTTCGCAGAGTATTTTTACAACCTGCCCGTTTTCTCTTTGCACCTCCACCTCTTTGCCGTCTAAAGTGTTATCTTTTGGTCTAAATCCAGAAACCGGCATTGATTTATTGTTTTGAAAAATCAGCCTTGCCTCAAATTCTCCCTTTTTTGTCTTTGTGATTTGAAGTTTTGCTTTCTCCATACTCAAAGCCTCCTTTCAAATAAAGCTTCCATTTTTTAAGTTTGTCTTTTGATACAAATTCTTTTATGAACTCAAGGGCATCTTCTCGTAAAACATTACATTTCGCCTTTGTTAAATCCTGTAAATCGGCAATCTACATAGGAAGCCTGATAGGTCTCAGGATGAAAATCTATGTAGTTGCGGGTCTTTAAGAAGAGGCGATTCTTCCTGTTGTCCACAGGAATCTCATCAAAAGGTAAAATGAGTTCTGTTCCCCTTTCTTCAAAGAGCCTTATCCAGCCATCAGATAGCTTCTCTCTATCGGTCCCCCACAAAACCTGATTTGCATCTACAACATAGGTTTCTTCTCCTTCATCATCAATCCTTAATCTACCTCTCAAACCAACATCTAATCGCCATATAAGGAGCTCTTTTTGTTCATTGAATAGCCTCAATCTCTGGATGTATTTTTCTTCAATAGATTCATTATTAAAAAAGAGCAAGGCATTGTTTTTAATCCTTCCAATCAGCACCTTATAATCAAGATAGGCTATAACAAAGCCATCTGAATTAAAAACTGAAAGGGCGGATTTTATGTTGTCTATGTTTATTGTTTCAGCCTTTGATTTTATCCTTTTAAGCTCCAGCCCATTTGCATTTAACATGTGGCACCTCCATTATTTACAAGGGCTTTGACAAATTCCTGTAATTGTTGTTTTTCAGAGTCATTCAGTCGGGTCGGATCCTCAAAAACTATTTCCCTGTCATCCCACTTAATTATTGCCTTTCTGCCTTCAAGCACTCCCCTTCCTATTGCCTTTTCACCTCCTACCGGCAAATCTCCTGTCCAGAGGTCTTTTAATACAAGGAGCATTAAGCCTGCTTCATGTTTTTTATAATCATTAATTGTCATTCTGACATTAAAGATTTTTTCATCTTTTCCTCTAAACAATGGCTTTGTTTCAAGAAGGGCTGATTCAATTGTTCCACCTGTGAAACGGTCTATCTTTATCCTTGTCTGGACCTCTTCAGGATAACCCTCAAGGACTGTCTCTTCAATAAGAATCCTGCCTTTCTTTGCAGTTTTCTTTTCTTCTTCAACATCTCCAAAAAGGTCTTTGATTATTGTCTCAGGCTTTTGTAGTGTATTTACAATCCTTTCTGCCCTTGCCCTGATGGCGCCTTTAAGGGAAGTGCCTGGAAGGACTGGCTTGCCCTTTGATTTGATGTGCTCTGTATCGGGCATATCAGGCTCTATGTTATAGGAGCGAATGATAAGGGAGTTTTTAATTACAAAATCAGCATTGATGCTGAAGGTCCTCTGGGTTAACCTGATAGGTTCAATATTGAAGTCTATAGGGTTTGAGAAATCTTGCTTTAGCCACCTAAAGACATCTTGCTTCTTTGAAAAGTCAAATTCACAGATACTTTGCTCAACTAATTTTATCTTTCCAAATCCACTGTTTGTCTTTGCCCCGATTCTGATTTTTTCACTTTTAAGAAGATTAATTATAGTCGCAAGCATCTGTTTTTTGAAGTCATCCTCATTGCCATTGAGGTTAACTTCAATATTAAGTTTAAATTTAGCCCCTGGTTCAATCACTTCGTAATCAAATTTTGCCCCTTTCTCTGCAATCCCTTTTTTGTTGTCAATCTTTACTCCATCCCTTATAACAACCTCTACATTCCCCTCAGGCATAAGGTCACTCACAATAATTGAACTCTGTTTCAGGTCTTTGTGCCCTGTGTTATCTTTCTTTGGTGTGCCCCAGAATTCTTCAAGTTTTTTCTTGTAGGAGTTGTCTAATTTAATTGCATGCCGAAGCACTCCTGTAAAAGAGGTTGCTGGGATGTAGGGCTTCCCATTCGCATCACGAATAACATCCATGTCAGAGTTTTCATCCCTTCCACAGCCAATCATTGCTGGAGAGACAAGTTCTATTTTGCCTTCAAGAATTAGCTTTCCCTTTATCATTTTTTCTCCTCCTGTTTCTTCTTTTTCCTCATAGTTGATAAGAAGGTTGTTAGATAGATTTTTTCAAGCTCTTTTTTAAAGTCAGCATCATTTTCTGGTTGATAGGAGATTTCATTGCAGAGATAGGCTAATTTATTTATTTGCCTGATCTCATGACTTACATCAACTTTGAAGTTAGTTAAATACTCATAAAGGTCTGCGTTCTTACTTCTACACTTTTCAAGATTAATTTTTGCTTTATCTTTAAGATTTTGTAATTTTTTTGTTAATTCTCTTTTATTAACAGCATCTTCCAGCTTTGCAAGAAGTGATGCTGGGGGTAGATTATTAAAATCCTTTGCGGTTTTGATTGCCATTATCTGAATGTACTTTTTAAGATTTTCCTTGATTATATTTTCAATTAACTCCTTTACTTTTTCTGGTGGAGCACCTTCTGGTCTGGGTGGCTTTGTCCTTTCTTCATCTTTTATTGTGATTTGATTCTCTTCTGCCTGCCATCCAATGACAAACCTGCCAAATCCTTCATGAGTCCGCATTCCGATGCCTTTTTTCTG
Protein-coding sequences here:
- a CDS encoding RAMP superfamily CRISPR-associated protein, which gives rise to MIKGKLILEGKIELVSPAMIGCGRDENSDMDVIRDANGKPYIPATSFTGVLRHAIKLDNSYKKKLEEFWGTPKKDNTGHKDLKQSSIIVSDLMPEGNVEVVIRDGVKIDNKKGIAEKGAKFDYEVIEPGAKFKLNIEVNLNGNEDDFKKQMLATIINLLKSEKIRIGAKTNSGFGKIKLVEQSICEFDFSKKQDVFRWLKQDFSNPIDFNIEPIRLTQRTFSINADFVIKNSLIIRSYNIEPDMPDTEHIKSKGKPVLPGTSLKGAIRARAERIVNTLQKPETIIKDLFGDVEEEKKTAKKGRILIEETVLEGYPEEVQTRIKIDRFTGGTIESALLETKPLFRGKDEKIFNVRMTINDYKKHEAGLMLLVLKDLWTGDLPVGGEKAIGRGVLEGRKAIIKWDDREIVFEDPTRLNDSEKQQLQEFVKALVNNGGATC
- the csx19 gene encoding CRISPR-associated protein Csx19 — encoded protein: MLNANGLELKRIKSKAETINIDNIKSALSVFNSDGFVIAYLDYKVLIGRIKNNALLFFNNESIEEKYIQRLRLFNEQKELLIWRLDVGLRGRLRIDDEGEETYVVDANQVLWGTDREKLSDGWIRLFEERGTELILPFDEIPVDNRKNRLFLKTRNYIDFHPETYQASYVDCRFTGFNKGEM